A part of Paraliobacillus zengyii genomic DNA contains:
- the rpoC gene encoding DNA-directed RNA polymerase subunit beta', whose amino-acid sequence MIDVNNFEFMKIGLASPDKIRSWSYGEVKKPETINYRTLKPEKDGLFCERIFGPQKDWECHCGKYKRVRYKGVVCDRCGVEVTKSKVRRERMGHIELAAPVSHIWYFKGIPSRMGLALDMSPRALEEVIYFAAYIVTDPGDTTLEKKQLLSEKEYRAYRDKYGQTFQAQMGAEAIKKILQDIDLEKEVEILREELKSAQGQRRTRAIKRLEVLEAFRNSGNHTDWMILEVLPIIPPELRPMVQLDGGRFATSDLNDLYRRVINRNNRLKRLLDLGAPSIIVQNEKRMLQEAVDALIDNGRRGRPVTGPGNRPLKSLSHMLKGKQGRFRQNLLGKRVDYSGRSVIVVGPSLKMYQCGLPKEMAVELFKPFIMKELVERGLAHNIKSAKRKIERLNPDVWEVLEDVIREHPVLLNRAPTLHRLGIQAFEPTLVEGRAIRLHPLVCTAYNADFDGDQMAVHVPLSAEAQAEARILMLAAQNILNPKDGKPVVTPSQDMVLGNYYLTMERENAVGEGMSFKDLSEAMVAYQNGYVHLHTRIAVQASSLNKAAFSEEQNSQLIVTTVGKLIFNDMLPESFPYMNEPTQQNLEVRTPEKYFIEKGSNVKEVIADRDIILPFKKGILGDIIAEVFKKFKISETSKMLDRMKDLGFKYSTKAGITVGVADIVVLAEKELILDEAQEKVDKVLKQFRRGLITDEERYDRVISIWSQAKDVIQEKLMKTLNPRNPIFMMSDSGARGNASNFTQLAGMRGLMANPAGKIIELPIKSSFREGLTVLEYFISTHGARKGLADTALKTADSGYLTRRLVDVAQDVIIRDDDCGTDKGLTVHAITEGTELIEPLIDRLIGRTSFQVVRHPETKEVLINKNEVIPEDVAKQIVESGIKEVTIRTVFTCNTKHGACKKCYGRNLATGQEVEVGEAVGIIAAQSIGEPGTQLTMRTFHTGGVAGSDITQGLPRIQEIFEARNPKGQAVVSEIIGTVQDITEVKDKQEIIVKGNVESLTYTAPYGARVKVEVGEEVVAGQALTEGSIDPKELLKIQGIDGVQSYLLKEVQKVYRMQGVEIGDKHVEVMVRQMLRKMRVADAGDTDVLPGSLLEIHQFRDANKKVLLKGAQPAVGRPVLLGITKASLETDSFLSAASFQETTRVLTDAAIKGKRDELLGLKENVIIGKLVPAGTGMQRYRKIEIETEEPVEQITEESLTEEVTPQ is encoded by the coding sequence TTGATAGATGTAAATAATTTTGAATTTATGAAAATAGGGTTAGCATCACCAGATAAAATCCGTTCATGGTCATATGGAGAAGTGAAAAAGCCAGAAACCATTAACTATCGTACATTAAAACCAGAAAAAGATGGTTTATTTTGTGAAAGAATCTTTGGTCCACAAAAAGACTGGGAATGTCATTGTGGTAAATACAAACGTGTCCGTTATAAAGGGGTAGTTTGTGATCGCTGTGGTGTTGAAGTAACAAAATCTAAAGTTCGTCGTGAACGTATGGGTCACATTGAACTAGCTGCACCAGTTTCACATATTTGGTACTTTAAAGGTATTCCAAGTCGAATGGGATTAGCGTTAGATATGTCACCAAGAGCGTTAGAAGAAGTTATTTATTTCGCTGCTTATATTGTGACAGACCCAGGTGATACCACTTTAGAGAAAAAGCAATTACTTTCTGAAAAAGAATATCGTGCATATCGCGATAAATATGGTCAAACCTTCCAAGCTCAAATGGGAGCAGAAGCTATTAAAAAAATATTGCAAGATATTGATCTTGAAAAAGAAGTAGAGATTCTTCGTGAAGAATTAAAATCTGCGCAAGGTCAGCGTCGTACGAGAGCGATAAAACGTTTAGAAGTATTAGAAGCATTCCGTAACTCTGGTAACCATACAGATTGGATGATTTTAGAGGTGTTACCAATTATACCTCCTGAACTTCGACCAATGGTACAACTAGATGGTGGACGCTTTGCTACATCGGATTTAAATGATCTATATCGTCGTGTTATTAACCGCAACAATAGACTTAAGCGTTTATTAGATCTTGGTGCACCAAGTATTATCGTTCAAAACGAGAAACGTATGCTTCAAGAAGCAGTTGATGCACTAATTGATAATGGTCGTCGTGGTCGTCCGGTAACTGGACCGGGTAACCGTCCACTTAAATCTCTTTCACATATGTTAAAAGGGAAACAAGGTCGTTTCCGTCAAAACTTATTAGGTAAACGTGTTGACTACTCTGGTCGTTCTGTAATTGTTGTAGGACCTAGCTTAAAAATGTATCAGTGTGGTTTACCAAAAGAGATGGCAGTTGAGTTATTTAAACCATTTATTATGAAGGAATTAGTAGAAAGAGGTTTAGCTCACAACATTAAGTCTGCAAAACGTAAGATAGAAAGACTTAATCCTGATGTTTGGGAAGTGTTGGAAGACGTTATTAGGGAACACCCTGTACTATTAAACCGTGCTCCTACTTTACACAGATTAGGTATTCAAGCATTTGAACCTACTCTAGTAGAAGGACGTGCAATTCGTTTGCATCCATTAGTATGTACAGCATATAACGCTGACTTTGATGGTGACCAAATGGCAGTACACGTTCCACTTTCAGCAGAAGCACAAGCTGAGGCGCGTATTCTTATGTTGGCAGCTCAAAATATTTTGAATCCAAAGGATGGTAAACCAGTAGTAACACCTTCACAAGATATGGTGTTAGGTAACTATTACCTTACAATGGAACGAGAAAATGCGGTTGGAGAAGGAATGTCATTTAAAGATCTTTCCGAGGCGATGGTTGCATACCAAAATGGTTATGTTCATCTTCATACTCGAATTGCAGTGCAGGCTTCTTCGCTTAATAAAGCAGCATTCTCAGAAGAACAAAATAGTCAACTAATAGTGACAACGGTAGGTAAACTGATCTTTAATGATATGCTTCCGGAATCATTCCCGTATATGAATGAGCCGACGCAACAAAACCTAGAAGTTCGCACGCCAGAAAAGTATTTCATTGAAAAAGGCTCGAATGTAAAGGAAGTAATTGCTGATCGAGATATTATTCTTCCGTTCAAGAAAGGTATTTTGGGAGATATAATTGCTGAAGTATTTAAGAAGTTTAAAATCAGTGAAACATCAAAAATGCTTGACCGTATGAAAGACTTAGGATTTAAGTACTCTACTAAAGCAGGTATAACAGTTGGTGTAGCAGATATTGTTGTATTAGCAGAGAAAGAGCTTATCCTAGATGAAGCACAAGAGAAAGTCGATAAAGTATTAAAACAATTCCGTCGTGGTTTAATTACAGATGAAGAACGCTATGATCGTGTTATTTCAATATGGTCACAAGCAAAAGATGTCATTCAAGAAAAACTTATGAAGACATTAAATCCAAGAAACCCTATATTCATGATGAGTGATTCAGGTGCTCGTGGTAACGCATCAAACTTCACACAATTAGCTGGTATGCGTGGTTTAATGGCCAACCCGGCTGGTAAGATCATCGAATTGCCGATCAAATCTAGTTTCCGTGAAGGTTTAACGGTATTAGAGTACTTTATATCTACACACGGTGCTCGTAAAGGACTTGCGGATACGGCGCTGAAAACTGCTGACTCTGGTTACTTAACTCGTCGTCTAGTTGATGTGGCACAAGATGTTATTATTCGTGATGATGATTGTGGAACAGATAAAGGTTTAACAGTTCATGCAATAACAGAAGGTACAGAATTAATTGAACCACTGATTGACCGTCTGATTGGTCGTACTTCATTCCAAGTTGTACGTCATCCAGAGACGAAAGAAGTATTGATTAATAAAAACGAAGTAATACCTGAAGATGTAGCAAAACAAATTGTTGAATCAGGTATTAAAGAAGTAACAATTCGTACTGTCTTTACTTGTAATACAAAACATGGTGCTTGTAAGAAGTGTTATGGTCGTAACTTAGCCACTGGTCAAGAAGTTGAAGTTGGCGAGGCAGTAGGTATTATCGCTGCACAATCAATTGGTGAGCCAGGAACACAGCTTACAATGCGTACATTCCACACAGGTGGGGTTGCAGGTAGTGATATAACTCAAGGTTTACCTCGTATTCAGGAAATATTTGAAGCGCGTAATCCGAAAGGTCAAGCGGTTGTTTCTGAGATTATTGGAACAGTCCAAGATATTACAGAAGTAAAAGATAAACAAGAGATTATCGTAAAAGGTAATGTTGAATCACTTACTTATACAGCTCCTTATGGTGCGCGTGTAAAAGTGGAAGTAGGAGAAGAAGTTGTCGCTGGTCAAGCACTGACAGAGGGTTCAATCGATCCTAAGGAATTATTGAAAATTCAAGGAATTGATGGTGTCCAATCTTACCTATTAAAAGAAGTACAAAAAGTTTATCGGATGCAAGGTGTGGAAATCGGTGATAAGCACGTTGAAGTAATGGTTAGACAAATGCTTCGTAAAATGCGTGTTGCTGATGCTGGGGATACGGATGTACTACCTGGATCATTACTTGAAATTCACCAGTTCCGAGATGCAAACAAAAAAGTACTATTAAAAGGTGCACAACCTGCCGTTGGAAGACCTGTTTTATTAGGTATTACAAAAGCATCACTCGAAACGGATTCATTCTTATCAGCTGCGTCATTCCAAGAAACAACACGTGTATTAACAGATGCAGCGATTAAAGGAAAACGTGATGAGTTACTAGGTCTAAAAGAAAATGTTATTATTGGTAAATTGGTTCCTGCTGGTACTGGTATGCAAAGGTACCGCAAAATAGAAATTGAAACAGAAGAGCCAGTGGAGCAAATTACTGAAGAATCATTAACAGAAGAAGTAACGCCACAATAA
- a CDS encoding 50S ribosomal protein L7ae-like protein produces the protein MSYEKVAQVKDNLIIGTKQTLKAIKNGEVSEVVIAVDADQRVTSKVSQLAEEMNVPCTQVDSKKRLGKACGIDVGTATVAIKQ, from the coding sequence ATGTCTTATGAAAAAGTAGCACAGGTCAAAGATAATCTAATTATCGGTACGAAACAAACACTAAAAGCCATAAAAAATGGTGAAGTGTCTGAAGTCGTTATTGCTGTTGATGCAGATCAACGTGTAACGAGTAAAGTGTCGCAACTTGCAGAAGAAATGAACGTGCCATGTACACAGGTTGATTCAAAGAAGAGACTTGGCAAAGCATGTGGAATTGATGTAGGAACAGCGACTGTAGCTATAAAGCAATAA
- the rpsL gene encoding 30S ribosomal protein S12, which yields MPTINQLVRKGRVSKGKKSDSPALNKGFNSFKKSLTNQSSPQKRGVCTRVGTLTPKKPNSALRKYARVRLTNGIEVTAYIPGIGHNLQEHSVVLIRGGRVKDLPGVRYHIVRGALDTAGVEGRAQGRSKYGTKRPKK from the coding sequence ATGCCAACTATCAATCAATTAGTTCGTAAAGGCCGTGTGAGCAAAGGTAAAAAATCTGACTCACCTGCATTGAATAAAGGTTTTAACAGCTTCAAAAAATCATTGACTAACCAATCTTCTCCACAAAAACGTGGTGTTTGTACACGTGTTGGTACGTTAACTCCAAAGAAACCAAACTCTGCATTGCGTAAATATGCGCGTGTGCGTTTGACTAACGGAATTGAAGTAACTGCTTATATTCCTGGAATTGGGCACAATCTTCAAGAACACAGTGTTGTTCTTATTCGCGGAGGACGTGTTAAAGATTTACCTGGTGTACGTTACCATATTGTTCGTGGAGCGCTTGATACTGCCGGAGTAGAAGGACGTGCACAAGGACGTTCTAAATACGGAACAAAAAGACCAAAAAAATAA